In the genome of Mercurialis annua linkage group LG8, ddMerAnnu1.2, whole genome shotgun sequence, the window GATCCAATTGTTTTAGTGCGGTTTTTGGTTCATTCATATTGTTTTTGTGATAGTTTGAATTTCATGTTACAACTGTCGATTTCTTGAAAAATAGaagttatttttgttttatagttgtaataatttttttgttagaaatatAAGTCGGtttgtttaataaatttgtatatatttgatatAGTTATATATCAATTCACATTATCATGaatattctaattttaaaacgGTTCAAATTGCTACAAATTACAGTAATAATGTAAGggtgttatttttttaaaatagagatACATAGtgtattttcttaaataattcAACCGGTTAAATCAATTGAGTCGCAAATTAATATATTGATTCAGCCACCGGTTCGATTCCTAAAATATAACTTACCCTCATACTATCAGACTAGCAGTATCACTCTCGACAAAGAACTGAAACGCACGCGATCTATGCGCGCGTAAAGCTAACGGGAGGATACACATTCACACGTGACAGATAACCCGTTGAGACGGTTTGATATTTGCtagaagaaaaagaataagGATTGGGTCCCATTTCTTAGAGCCCAAATTTGTTTATTTGAATTTGCATTTCATtgtaatttcatttcaatttctaTCGCAATTTCATAGCCTTTTTGTGACTCATGTTATTCTGGCTTTAAATAAACTTTTTGAAGAATTTCTTTGTTGAAATTGGGATCCTCCATTAAAAAAGTAACAAATTATACATTtatactattttaaataaaaaaaatatttgaaatttttaaatgttgtaTTAACCTAAGAACACTAATTACTTAACTAAATaacattcaattcacataatttgATAACATAATATTTGTAGaagtaatattttgattactcttTTATTTTGTACTCAAAAGTTTGAAAATTTTGTGTATGATAacttataaaaaacaaaaattcattATATTTAAATGCAAAAGTAAAATAACACTATTATCttcatataataatatttaaacataTTATATTCGTCatgttatttatatataaagctaataaaattaaaattgcatCATTAAAATCACCCAAATTGTGACGGAATAACAATAAATCCTtcatttttgattaaaattttcaaatttaaatccTCATCATATAACTGTTTAAAAAATATCGTCCAGCAAGTTCTAGCTAGCCGAGACAACAAAAGAACATATTATAAAATGTATATTGACTATATTTATGAATCAAGTTGATAAagtctaataaatttattttagactataatttcaaaataataactaTGCTAAAAACATAATAACATTATTTTCTATTGGCCAAGATGGTTCTAATATTAGTCAAGCTAAAGTAtaccatattaaaaaaataaattaacacaaATCTCACCTCATTGCTAAAACCAAACAATTAGTTATTCATAAAACAATTAGTTAATcacacaaaataaaataaaataaaataaaattagttgaTAGAGAAGTGGGCTTAGCTTTGAAGTTCTGACTTTGACCAAAAAACCACAAACTATACAAAGCAAAGAAAAGTCTCATTTTCCTCTCTCCTTCCTTACTCAATAAAGTTTAAAccttttcaaaatatataaacaacCCTCCACTTCTCTCTTCTCTACTTCCATAACTCACACCCTCcaattttaccaaaaaatatttcatttccATCTTCATTAAATTCTTTCAATTTCCCCCCTACCAAGGTATGATATTTGCTCTTTTCTTGAAGAAATTTTATGTAAAGAttgagtttttgtgtttgttAGTTTCATTTTTGGGTCCTTTTCTTGAAGAAATTTGATGTAAAggttcaatttttatgtttgttttgcttATGGGTTGGTTAAATTTGTTAGTTTTATTAGGTTTTTAGGTCTTTTTttcatttgggtttgtttgtttttgtcaaagattgaatctttattttcttggttagtgttgtaaaattaaaatttggttgAACTTTGAATTTTTTGAGGTAAATTTAGGATAAAAAATAGCTGTTATGAATAGAAATGGTTTAGTTTCATGCTAATTTGACttcttaattagtttaattgtaaaaatatgatgtttaaatcattttattttgtaggtttttgctatttttaggtgaataaatttcatttcttgttattgtttttaaattactCTAGAATGAGGTTTGAATACAGTTTATGGTCTTGAATCtttcttgttttaaaaaaatagaaggaattatttgtattatattgtttattcaatGATAGAGTGGCatgtttatttataattatttttgtgttATGCAGGTTTAGGTTATGTGCAGTGGTTCCAAGAGTAAATTTTGCCCTGCCATGGAAGGAAAATTCAGCAGCCAAAAGGTGTATAAATGTTCATCTTTACTTGAATTGTCTGCCTGTGATGATCTTGTTGGATTCAGAGCTGAAGTTGAAGAGAAGGGTTTAGATGTTGTTGATGAAGCAAGTTATTGGTACGGTAGACGTACCGGCTCGAAAAAGATGGGGTTTGAAGAGAGAACACCTCTTATGATTGCAGCCATGTTTGGAAGTTGTCATGTTTTGAAGTATATTGTCGAAACGCGGAGAGTTGATGTTAATCGGGTTTGTGGCTCCGATAAGGTTACGGCGCTTCACTGTGCTGTTGCTGGTGGTGCTAGTTCTTTGGTTGAAACTGTTAAGCTGTTGCTTGATGCATCAGCTGACGCTGATCGTGTTGATGCTAGTGGAAACAAGGCTGGTGATCTTTTTACCCTGTCTATGAAGTCTTTGGGAAGTTCAAGGTGGAAATTGGTTGAGTCGTTGCTGAAAGGCGAAAACTTGAGCGAAGACGAGGAAGAGAAGATGATTTTGATGTCTCAGCCTGGAAAAGACGGAGTGGAGAAAAAAGAATATCCGATTGATGTGGCGTTGCCTGATATTAACAATGGCGTATACGGTACGGATGAGTTTAGAATGTACTGTTTTAAGGTTAAGCCTTGCTCGAGGGCGTACTCTCACGATTGGACTGAGTGTCCGTTTGTTCATCCTGGAGAGAATGCAAGGAGAAGAGACCCAAAGAAGTTACCTTACAGCTGTGTTCCGTGCCCTGAGTTCCGTAAGGGGTCGTGCCAGAAGGGCGATGGTTGTGAATATGCACATGGTGTTTTTGAGTCATGGCTGCATCCTGCTCAATATCGTACTCGGCTTTGCAAGGATGAGATTGGTTGTGCTAGAAAAGTTTGTTTCTTCGCTCATAGACCCGAGGAGTTGCGACCCGTGTATGCTTCAACAGGTTCCGCAATGCCTTCGCCTAAGTCTTTGTCGGCTAGTTCAATGGACATGGCGACATTAAGCCCATTGAATTTGGGATCATCATCTTTGGCATTACCTTCGGTCTCAACTCCACCTATGTCCCCGTTGGCAACTGCCTCGTCATCACCGAAGAACGGAGGTTCATGGCAGAACAAACTTAATCTTACACCACCGACTTTGCAACTGCAAGGGAGTCGATTAAAAACTGCTTATTGTGCTAGAGATTTCGAGTTGGAAAGGGAATTGCTCGGGCTAGAAAATCATAATAGCCAACTTCAGCGACAACAATTGATCGACGAGTTATCTGGTCTATCGTCTCCATCTTACTGGGGCAACAGGGTTGGAGATTTAAAGCCTACTAACCTTGATGATGTTTTTGGATCTATGGATCCTTCTATGTTGTCTCCCCTACATGGGTTGTCATTAAAATCGTCAAGACCGACGCAGTTGCAATCGCCAACTGGACTTCCGATGCGCCAAAACATGAACCAACTTCGATCAAGCTACCCATCTAATCTCGCATCCTCTCCGCAGTGGAATCCATCTGCTTCATATGGTTTCGACTCATCAGCTGCAGTGGCTGCAGCTATGATGAATTCGAGATCTTCTGCATTTGCCAAGCGGAGTCATAGTTTCATCGACCGTGGAGCAGCTACTAACCGTCTTGGAGTCACTGCAGCTGCAAATTCCGCATCGATGATGTCATCCAATCGGTCCGAATGGAGCTCTCCTGACGGAAAATTGGATTGGGGAGTTCAAGGAGATGAGCTGAACAAGCTCAAGAAATCCGCTTCATTCGGTTTTCGGAGCAGCAACAATCCGGCAGCAACACGGAACTTCAACTCGCCCAATGTTGATGAGCCTGATGTGTCTTGGGTTAATGCATTAGTTAAAGATGTTCCTCCGGTCCGAAGTTCATTGTTCAGTGGTGCTGAAAAACAGTATAATATCGGAACAGGAGTTCGCGAATCGATTCCGCCGTGGTTGGAGCAAATGTATATAGATCAAGAGCAGATGGTGGCATAAGCAAACATCTCATTGCTCCAAAGATTATCCTGAAAAAATGGATCATAACCCCTCAATTTATTGTTAATTGTCTTACAATTTAggaaacaaaattgaaaattcataCAAATGAATTAAGAGCAATAGATTAAAACATTAGGAGGAAGAAGAGaggattaattttttaaattatttatattcttatttatttatatgcTTTGTAATTTTAGTGCAATATGAAGAGATTAATGTCATTCTCTCTATTGAATATTAATGTTttcttgtattttattttgCCTTCGTAACAATCATAAATAAAATGCTCTAAAattaatagaataatttttacaaaatcgAACAGTTTCCATTAGTggtgaaataacaaaaaatagtttttatttattgtttttagtttgtttttatttagttgttcatttaaaaaaatatattagtagTAAATAGCTGATACTTTAAGATTTTTAAAAGACTATAGTTGTAGTTtaaatttgtcatttttattaaatcactttattaaatagataaatttaatttttaaagctAAACTTTTTAATAATGGAATTAATAAGTatgtttaaattagttttaacatttatgatttaaaatagagaaaataacacaaaaaacCAAAATATGACATTTCTTTTCACACAATGCCATTTCTCTAATTTCTTTTCATCACTGCCATCTTTTATGATTTCTTTTCTATCAGTGCCATTTTTTTACCGCGTGACTTTTTCTCTACCATGAACGACCGTAGCAATTCTGACCCAAGACCAGCGGCAACCTCTTTCCTCTCCCGACCGACGGTGGCAACCAACTCTTCTTCTCTTCAGACCGGCGGCAGCAACCAGCAGATTCCGGCGAGACAGTTTTTCCTCTAACTGCGGCTTTAACCCAAAAGAACCCATGAATACAGATTTTGTGAATTTAAAATGGAATTTGTGGGTGTTGTAAAGAAGATGAGGTGTTGAGACCCATTTGTAGAAATTAAGTGTTTGCCcagagttaaaaaaaaaagatgttatCCTTAAATGGATTTCTGTGAGATTTAAATTGATTTGGTGAGTATTAGTGGTGCAAAATCTAAATATCTGAAGATGCTAACTGAAATTCTACCAAGAATAAAAACAGTACTGCTAAATCTAAATATATAGCTTTTGTTACTGCTTTGACACTGTACCTAGATGGGTTATAGCAAAAATGGGTTCAGTTGATTTTGAAATGAATGGTTTGTTTTGTTGTGGGCATGTGAAGATGGAGATGGATCCACGCGTTATTGGTGGCTCaagtttagattaattttttttctattattattcaGATGGAGTTAAAGAGACAGAATTCATATTACCAAGTTTAATCATTTTTTAGGAATGAATACAACATcaaatataaaatgattttattacCTCGTGTGAAAGGGAAAAAAGGAACTCTTAAAAGGTGTTATCtatttatgaataaatatatttttttaaaataaactaaaagtagCGAAGAGGGTGATTGCTTTTAAAATGTACTACAAGTGATTTACGTGTTACACACGTGACTCATAATATAATAcgtattattacatatatttttatacattcgcgatacatatttaatacatattttatacaatttcgATACATATTCGACCGTTCAAACTCATTTccctatttttatcaatttaattaaatcaaccgACTAATTCGATCGGctcgtttttattttttgaagttttatatatttaagttatgtaaaaaaatatgaaatatgttactttattttttatatataattcagATCTCGTAATTGAAAAATGGATAGATCTGCGgtacatatttaatatatttccgatacatatttgatacatatttaatacaaatttgatacatatctgatacatatatgatacatattcgattgtcaaattttttttttgtacgtCTTCTTTTTAAGTAATATtgcatatatttttatacatgtttaatacatctctgatacatatatgatacatattcGATCGTCAAAACCTTTTTTCCTTGTTTTTTTGTACGTCTTCTTTTTAAGTAATATtgcatatatttttatacatgtttaatacatttcagatacatcTCCGGTACATATATAATACATATTCGATCGTCAAAACCTTTTTTCCTTGTTTTTGTGTACGTCTTCTCTTTTTAAGTAATATTGTATGtatttttatacatgtttaatacATCTCTGGTATATATATGATACATATTCGATCATCAAAACCTTGTTTCCTTGTTCTTTTAGTACGTCTTTTTTAAGTAATATcgcatatatttttatatatgtttgacACATATTAAATACATAGTTTGTAGGTAATAATTATACATgatcaataaattatttatacatgatagatacatctctaatatataattatacatgataaataaattatttatgcaTCACATCCGTGTTCGGtatgtatcaataatgtatcctctagataatttataaaactgtactttaaaatattgtatcgttttgtatatatgtatatatgtatattctatatttttatattagataaatatataaataaattattagttttataaaaaaaaattaaatccaatCCATTTCAGTTTTACTGAATTGGATACTTGATACATATTGAATTGGACCCAATTATGGATCCATTTTGACGCGCGGGTCATTTCAGGTGCACTTGGCAAAATGGTAGCGTTGAAATTTCTTTGAAATAGATGGCATAGTTTGTAATAAATACTACAACAGTGGTATATGGTGAAAAGGAAAGACTTTTTATGGTAATTTTGTGAATTTCTCTTTAAAATAAGGAGGTTATGttcttaatatttgtttttaagtGAAAGGTTTAGTTTGttccttaaatttataaatcggATTTATATAAGTTATATCTGAATAATTTTCACAACTAAATCTTGAATTTTTCAAAGTAAATGAATTACATTCATTTctttatttctaaaatatatGAAAGCCACtgtaaaaatgaattaatttattagtttatttcaacgttaattttgtatttaatttcaCAGATTTTGCATAGAGTTGATgcaatttaactttttttttttgataaatcagGAATGGAGAAGCATTTGTCGGAAGAATCAATCCCACGACCTAACAGATTGTTCTCCAGGGCTAATAATAgatcaaatttattattaaatcatCCCACACGATCAAGAATCAAAtgattttttggtgattaatttTTCAATCTCATAAACAATAagacaaatacaattatttatcataatcttgtgattttgtgagtttgatAAATTATAACATTCCAAGAAGTTAAAATCtgactaaaaaataaaaatgtcttCATCATTGGACCAGTATTCTTAATTGTTCAACTTATTTTGAAATTGTCAATCCCTTGGAATATTAATAATggaccaaaaataattaaattttgtgaAAGGATAAGAAGGCTGTTGTGGCACTATGTAAAAAGACTTTGGACCATAGTACTATTGCCTTTCTTGGTGTCAAAGAAacgaaaataataataataaattcaaaaaaatatatataaacttttctaccaattttttatttgtgaaCAGAATCTATCAAATAATAACaatatcaataaataatttaattttaataaataacacCATATTATTTTAGCTATTTTACAATAGTAGTATTTTATATGTCTTGTTAATGAATGGCATGttgtataattaattaaatgcatTTAAACTAATCAAGTTAAATTAATACACATTTAACTAAACATGTTTTTACGTGTCTTATTGTGGAGTAATTCGTATTATGAACTTATTGtatttacattttatatattaaatacgATTATTAATAATGTTGTGTATATATTCGGTCTAATCGTATTTCGAGTCTAAAATATGTGATCTATATACGATCTGCATGCATAAATGATTAGGTctaataatatttgtaattttttaataaataaataaaaagatgaaagaatTATTTAaagcaagaaaaaaaaaggaaaaatcatAGAAGAATGAGCTGTGGTGGTGGAGCCAAGAGCCGCCCATGAATTTAATTGTCAACATAACTTTTATTGTGACACAACTGAGAAGTTTCTCCTCTATAATATTATTGGACAACCAATTAATATGGTCATGCTTGAAATTATAAAtcagtattttaaacataaattaaacCGACCTGTTTTTTTGGGTGTTGATAGAggtaaaatataattaagtaGGTTCTTAGTtgcaaaacttttttttttccaaatcggTCTTAAATCACATgttctattaaaatttaaagtcgaTATTTCAAAAATGCACTGAAGTGCTTTAGTTACTTAATCTAGGCCTTGTTGGCAACGAGTTCAATTGATTTAaatcgaaaaataaaaatagaaatttcaatattataaattttcattttataataataatggaaaaggGTAATTTATGTCGTTAAGGTTTGACTATAAGATCAAACGAGCCCTCAATGtttgaaaaggttcaaatattgccctcaacgttttaaaaaatgaacaactaGACCCCATTTTAACTTATAAATGAGACATTGAGGGTTTGGTTGTCGAAATCAAAGGCCtatttgttcatttttcaagATGTTGGGGgatatatttgaacctttccgtaCATAAAGAGCTTACTTGATCCAAAAGTCAAACCTTAAAAATAATGATTCTTttttctaataataaaaaattgagctaccaattctttaattttattctttaagTTATAATCCATTTATGAATATTGAAGTGCATatgaaaatcatataataaaaacaactatatgaaaaactaaatataattaacaACTCAAAATACAAGCAATACAGAGTTGtcgaaaataagaaaaacatagacataaatcttataaaattaaCACAAATGCTGAACAAAATTTCGTTAGATGGGGTACTTTGTATATAATTTTCCGATTTGACAGACGATCCGCTCGATCCGTTGAAACctaatatttttagattttcatttttaataagaCTCTAAAAAGTTAGATCTACAACCTACCGATTTCTTAGATCTacagaaaattaaatttaatgtcTGAACAATTAATGTCTGAACAAGCACTAACGATTATTGAGAAATCTAAAATATCGAATCAAAAGAGGTACAAAAAGAccataaaattttattcaaacaaaATAAGAATCCAAACTGAAAAAGAACTTTTTAAGAACACTTATTGAATTAAAGAGCAGAAGTATAATAAAtagtacaaaaaaaattaagaaagggagagctaaaattttaaagagaGACTAAATTACTTCGAAACTATATTAAAATCTCATTATTTACTGAATTGATTAATACTATTATTCATcttaaatatgtttttttagttttgttaaGTTATGAAATTTGTCATAATTTGATTTAGCTTATAAGAAGTTTATACttcttttcatattttcatTATCTAGGTGTTTTTAGAGGTTTATACTTGTTTCCATATTTTCATTATCCATGtgtttttatttagtaatatgATTTTTCTGTTACACGTGTcgtttaatattcaaaattattatttaattaattcggAACTGAATAGaaataagataattttttttaaattaaataaaattgctTCATATTCAAGGTCCAAACTCAAATCTTTAGTTAAAGAAAAATAGGCTTTTATTACCCTATctcaacttttcatttttttttttaaaatatcacaattttttaattgtctatctttcaaattttcaataGTTTTTAAATCCATCAAATTGAGAAACTCAATTTTGAAACAAGAGAAAATGTAACATCATTTTCTAAATGGGAACATAGAGTACTATTTTCCCACAACCTAATTATGGAGAGAAAATCCGACACTTTCCAAGTATAATCGAGGTCCACAAATTAGATAAATATACATCcataaattattacaaaaagattaaaaacaattattgaatAGGTCAATGAGTACATGCCAATTTCAAGGTGCACATACACCCtcaaatttttatgaattttttttaaacccttaaatttcaaattggtGCAGTCCACCTCCTACACTTACAAAATCGATGCAAGTCAGCCCTTTAGACTAGTTCTGTTTATTTTCCGTTAAAGTAAGGTCTTATTTGCACTATTTTTGTAAGCTTAAGGGTCAAATTGAACTGAGTTAGAATTAGAGGAGCTTATTTGTATGTTCTGACTTAAAAATAAgatccaaatatttttaaaaaatgggcGCTTTAATGTTGCAACTACCAGAACTGAAATTTCCACTAAACCGCTGCGTTTTAGCCTCCATTGCAGCTCATTTACTTCATTGCTGACGAAGAATTCGGCATCCCCATAAATTAGCAAACCTTAGTTATAACAATGATTTTAGGTGGTTAGTTTctctttacttttttttgtttagctATAATGCACATTAGATGTTTGATGAATTGCCTCTTAGAGatgaattttgtaaaattttattattttggtgCTTTATTGCTAGTGCATGGTTGCGGGTTTAAACTCCGGCTACGCCCTTTCTAATAAATGGAGTGGCTGGAATCAGAGTGCTGGCTATTATAGCCCGGAATTACCACGTATGTGGGCTCgcgggcggtccacatcccATGATTTGACAATGATCTTGGGCTTCGGTTTGGGGGAGTGAGTTCTCGTTATAAAAAAGTATTGAAGAGCTTAGAGATTAATCTTGTATATCATTCAATGAAATGGTTCTTGTTGGGAATATGGATAGTTTTTGAATTGTAATGGAGAGTTACATTGACTTTTTGAAATTCTTTCATATTCATGCATGCAATTGAATTATTGTTACAGTTTGGTATTACTGCATTGTGTTATCACTATTCTAAATTTATGGGAATTTGGTCTAATGCGTTGCTCTTTGTTCTCTTTAAAGGTTCGAGTACTGGAGCGCACTTGCAGCTCAACTATGTCCACTTTCAAACAAGGCATGTTCCTGGTAAGTTTTATGTTTGTTTGTTATATGtaacattttgatatttatatgtaATTGTTCATTATGGGATTAATATGAACCGAGAATGTCGAATGTTTGCAGACATATTTGTGGGGAAACGGTCTTTATCAAGAGTTAGGCCTCATTCAAACAAAAAGATTAGTTGTAAATTTACCCCATCGGATGGAGTAATCCATACTCATGAGGATCAAGAAAAGAGTTGTCCTTTGGTTAAGATGTGTGGGATTACTACAGCCAGAGATGCTGCATTGGCAGCAGAAGCTGGTGCTAATTTTATTGGGATGATTCTTTGGCCGAATTCAAAACGTTCCGTTTCACATTCAGTAGCAAAGGAAATTT includes:
- the LOC126660312 gene encoding zinc finger CCCH domain-containing protein 29-like encodes the protein MCSGSKSKFCPAMEGKFSSQKVYKCSSLLELSACDDLVGFRAEVEEKGLDVVDEASYWYGRRTGSKKMGFEERTPLMIAAMFGSCHVLKYIVETRRVDVNRVCGSDKVTALHCAVAGGASSLVETVKLLLDASADADRVDASGNKAGDLFTLSMKSLGSSRWKLVESLLKGENLSEDEEEKMILMSQPGKDGVEKKEYPIDVALPDINNGVYGTDEFRMYCFKVKPCSRAYSHDWTECPFVHPGENARRRDPKKLPYSCVPCPEFRKGSCQKGDGCEYAHGVFESWLHPAQYRTRLCKDEIGCARKVCFFAHRPEELRPVYASTGSAMPSPKSLSASSMDMATLSPLNLGSSSLALPSVSTPPMSPLATASSSPKNGGSWQNKLNLTPPTLQLQGSRLKTAYCARDFELERELLGLENHNSQLQRQQLIDELSGLSSPSYWGNRVGDLKPTNLDDVFGSMDPSMLSPLHGLSLKSSRPTQLQSPTGLPMRQNMNQLRSSYPSNLASSPQWNPSASYGFDSSAAVAAAMMNSRSSAFAKRSHSFIDRGAATNRLGVTAAANSASMMSSNRSEWSSPDGKLDWGVQGDELNKLKKSASFGFRSSNNPAATRNFNSPNVDEPDVSWVNALVKDVPPVRSSLFSGAEKQYNIGTGVRESIPPWLEQMYIDQEQMVA